One segment of Thermoanaerobacter kivui DNA contains the following:
- a CDS encoding LCP family protein, translating to MRKFIKTVSILLLLSLLSVGVGGYIYLKSLNPSDVSLMNRSNENKNSETIQKINILVLGVDETSQTDPKRSDTMMVLSYDPNTHKAYILSIPRDTMIKLPKYGTQKINAAYPIGGPQLAMDTVSQLIGEPIDYYVKIGYEGFIQLVDDLGGVEMNVPMDMNYDDNAGNLHIHLKKGVQLLDGEKALQLVRFRHGYAEQDLERVKVQRDFLLAMFEKAKNPSTLLKIHRILKNINQYVETNIPPVTMLKYADYLLKLDKDNIKTATLPGTPQYIDGIAYYITNPQEVRQFMANLNGDIDNKTNEMTVNKNIKIEVLNGGGIPGAAAKTADLLKQQGYDVVKIGNVVGTTYNTTQIINRTDDKKVVEDLKKILKNAIVVEDTKGSNSADITIILGKNI from the coding sequence ATGAGAAAATTTATAAAAACTGTTTCAATATTGTTATTATTAAGTTTATTGTCAGTAGGAGTTGGAGGGTATATTTATTTGAAGTCTCTAAATCCTTCAGATGTTTCTTTGATGAATAGAAGTAATGAAAACAAAAATTCAGAAACGATTCAAAAAATAAATATATTGGTTTTGGGAGTTGATGAGACATCACAAACAGATCCAAAGCGCTCTGACACTATGATGGTGTTGTCTTATGACCCTAATACTCACAAAGCTTATATTTTATCTATTCCGAGAGATACTATGATTAAACTTCCCAAGTATGGAACGCAAAAGATAAATGCTGCTTATCCGATAGGTGGACCTCAGCTGGCGATGGATACAGTGTCACAACTTATTGGAGAGCCTATTGATTATTATGTGAAAATTGGATATGAGGGCTTTATACAATTAGTAGACGATTTAGGCGGAGTAGAGATGAACGTACCTATGGACATGAATTATGATGACAATGCGGGAAATCTTCACATACATTTGAAAAAAGGTGTACAGCTTTTGGATGGAGAAAAGGCTTTACAGTTGGTGAGATTTAGACATGGATATGCAGAACAAGACTTGGAAAGGGTCAAAGTTCAAAGGGATTTTTTATTAGCAATGTTTGAAAAAGCTAAAAACCCCAGTACTTTGTTAAAAATTCATCGTATATTAAAAAACATAAATCAATACGTAGAAACAAATATACCACCTGTTACTATGCTAAAGTATGCAGATTACCTTTTGAAACTTGATAAAGACAATATAAAGACGGCAACTTTACCTGGCACTCCTCAGTACATTGATGGGATTGCTTATTATATCACAAATCCCCAAGAAGTAAGACAATTTATGGCGAATTTAAATGGTGATATAGATAATAAAACTAATGAGATGACAGTTAACAAAAATATAAAAATAGAGGTTTTAAATGGCGGCGGCATACCAGGAGCAGCCGCAAAGACTGCTGATTTGTTAAAGCAACAGGGATACGATGTAGTGAAAATAGGCAATGTAGTAGGTACTACTTACAACACTACTCAGATAATTAATAGGACTGACGACAAAAAAGTGGTGGAAGATTTGAAGAAAATTTTAAAAAATGCTATTGTAGTTGAAGATACAAAAGGAAGTAATAGTGCTGACATAACTATAATTTTAGGAAAAAACATATAA
- the rsfS gene encoding ribosome silencing factor: MVDVKDKVFKICNLLEDKKAFDIKVLYIGELTTIADYFIIATGSSDTHVKALTDEIEKKLCEEGIFVDHIEGYASGKWVLMDYGDVVVHIFQEEERAFYNLERLWADAKEIVLDNLV; this comes from the coding sequence GTGGTAGATGTAAAAGATAAAGTCTTTAAAATTTGTAATCTGCTAGAAGACAAAAAAGCTTTTGACATAAAGGTCTTATATATAGGTGAATTGACGACTATTGCAGATTATTTTATTATTGCGACCGGCAGTTCGGATACCCACGTAAAAGCATTAACTGATGAGATTGAGAAAAAACTCTGTGAAGAGGGGATTTTTGTTGACCACATTGAAGGATATGCTTCAGGCAAATGGGTTTTAATGGATTATGGGGATGTGGTGGTGCACATTTTCCAAGAGGAAGAAAGAGCTTTCTACAATTTAGAAAGATTATGGGCAGATGCAAAGGAAATAGTGCTTGACAACCTTGTTTGA
- a CDS encoding helix-turn-helix transcriptional regulator, which translates to MKTHPILKSIIPIMEGIANTFGKNCEVALHDFSSPQYPIIAIVNGHVTGREVGSPLPETISKVLKSDNVENLINYKNKGKDGKILKSSALFIKDENGKPVGCLTINIDISEFIMVKNTLSEFCDVTDTNEEAREAYTGSVSEVLESIVNTTLENYGKPVNFMTKEEKVQVVKMLDAKGTFLIRGAIDYVAKILCVSRYTIYNYLDEIRVGDDFGKY; encoded by the coding sequence ATGAAGACGCATCCTATCTTAAAAAGCATAATCCCTATAATGGAAGGAATAGCTAATACGTTTGGGAAAAATTGCGAAGTAGCACTGCATGACTTTTCTTCGCCTCAATATCCTATTATTGCAATTGTAAACGGACATGTAACGGGAAGAGAAGTGGGGAGTCCTTTGCCTGAAACTATATCGAAAGTATTGAAATCTGATAACGTTGAAAATTTAATAAACTATAAAAACAAAGGGAAAGATGGGAAAATTTTGAAGTCATCTGCTCTTTTTATAAAAGACGAAAATGGTAAGCCTGTTGGATGCCTTACCATCAATATTGATATCTCAGAATTTATAATGGTAAAAAATACCTTATCAGAGTTTTGCGATGTGACTGATACCAATGAGGAGGCTCGAGAGGCTTATACAGGCAGTGTTAGTGAGGTTTTAGAGAGCATAGTGAATACCACATTAGAAAATTATGGAAAACCTGTAAATTTCATGACAAAAGAAGAAAAAGTGCAGGTAGTCAAGATGTTGGATGCTAAAGGCACTTTTTTGATAAGGGGAGCTATAGATTATGTAGCGAAGATATTGTGTGTTTCCAGATATACTATATACAATTATTTGGATGAAATAAGAGTAGGAGATGATTTTGGGAAATATTAA
- a CDS encoding NAD/NADP octopine/nopaline dehydrogenase family protein produces the protein MGAVSFAVIGAGNGGQAIAGHLALKGFKVNLYNRTYEKLIPIIEKGGIELKGEIKGFGKLNLITDDMKKAVEGVDIILVAVPASAHYKIANEVLPYLEEGQIIVLNPGRTGGALEFHNVIRKRRGLEVVIAETDTFIYACRSSMGKAKIYKIKEVVSVAAIPKDKTQMVVEALNTAFPQFVPAQNVLETSFNNFGSVFHPTPTLLNAARIETTKGNFEYYREGISPSVAKILEKIDNERMMVAKALGVNTISAKRWLKESYNAEGENLYEVIQNTKAYVGLLAPETLDCRYIFEDVPMSLVPMSSIAKEIGIKTLTIDAVIHLASVMHRKDYWKIGRTAEKLGIKGMSVEEIIELVEGRRKEVTIA, from the coding sequence ATGGGTGCAGTCTCCTTTGCAGTAATAGGAGCCGGTAACGGGGGTCAGGCAATAGCAGGGCACTTGGCTTTGAAAGGCTTTAAGGTAAATCTTTACAACAGAACCTATGAAAAATTAATTCCGATAATAGAAAAAGGTGGAATAGAGTTAAAAGGGGAAATTAAAGGATTTGGAAAATTAAATTTGATAACTGATGATATGAAAAAAGCCGTTGAAGGCGTTGACATAATTTTAGTTGCAGTTCCAGCGTCTGCTCATTATAAAATTGCTAATGAAGTGTTGCCATATCTTGAGGAAGGACAGATAATCGTATTGAATCCTGGAAGAACAGGTGGTGCCTTAGAATTTCACAATGTAATTAGAAAGAGAAGAGGTTTAGAAGTAGTTATTGCAGAAACAGATACTTTTATATATGCCTGCAGGTCTTCCATGGGAAAGGCAAAGATATACAAGATAAAAGAGGTTGTGTCTGTTGCTGCAATACCCAAAGACAAAACTCAGATGGTAGTAGAGGCACTTAACACTGCTTTTCCTCAATTTGTACCAGCGCAAAATGTTTTAGAAACCAGCTTCAATAACTTTGGCTCTGTTTTTCATCCAACGCCTACCTTGTTAAATGCGGCGAGAATTGAGACGACAAAAGGCAATTTTGAATATTATCGCGAAGGAATTTCACCTTCTGTAGCAAAGATATTGGAAAAAATAGATAACGAAAGAATGATGGTGGCGAAAGCTCTAGGTGTAAATACTATTTCCGCTAAAAGATGGCTAAAAGAAAGTTACAATGCAGAAGGAGAAAATCTATATGAGGTAATTCAAAACACAAAAGCTTATGTAGGTTTGTTAGCTCCTGAAACATTAGATTGCCGGTATATATTTGAAGATGTTCCTATGAGTTTAGTGCCTATGTCTTCTATAGCAAAAGAGATAGGTATCAAGACTCTTACTATTGATGCTGTTATACATCTTGCTTCAGTTATGCATAGAAAAGATTACTGGAAAATAGGAAGGACTGCTGAAAAGCTTGGCATAAAAGGAATGTCAGTTGAAGAGATAATAGAATTGGTTGAAGGAAGAAGAAAGGAGGTAACGATAGCATGA
- a CDS encoding cobalamin-dependent protein (Presence of a B(12) (cobalamin)-binding domain implies dependence on cobalamin itself, in one of its several forms, or in some unusual lineages, dependence on a cobalamin-like analog.) encodes MKKLIVAAAIGNCVHVAGVYNFLRFAEQQGYETVFLGPAVPIKKLIEAVKEHKPGIVGVSYRLTPSALEKLLEELKREIEVNNLQHIKWVFGGTEPNAEVACKSGIFVTVFDGKNGDEATINFLRGGSTSHRQRVFADTLIGRIEDKFPYPIIRHHFGLPSLEDTIEGVKKIAEAEILDVISLAPDQNAQEHFFDKKYDKSLDGAGGVSIRKKEDLIRIYEASKRGNYPLLRCYSGTNDVFKMAEMLLETIHNAWAAIPLCWYNVLDGRGPRDVNTSIRENQQLMKWHAEKGVPVEVNEAHHWSLRDAHDVIGVTMAYLAAYNAKKMGVKDYVAQFMFNVPASISPKMDLAKMLAKIELIEELQDENFRVIRQARAGLASFPTDLLEAKGQLASSAYLSMAIRPHIYHVVGYCEAHHAATSEDIIESVKIVKAVIKNSMFGMPDLTQDKEVIQRKEQLKKETRILLEAIKSLAPHSPDPLVDPDVLALAIKIGLLDAPHLKGNKYAKGALQTKVIDGACYAYDYEKHRIIPEEERVEKILREYERLVITV; translated from the coding sequence ATGAAGAAGTTAATTGTAGCGGCAGCTATAGGGAATTGTGTTCATGTAGCAGGAGTGTATAACTTTTTGAGGTTTGCCGAGCAGCAAGGTTATGAGACTGTATTTTTGGGACCTGCTGTTCCTATTAAAAAATTGATAGAAGCCGTTAAAGAACATAAACCGGGGATTGTAGGAGTAAGCTATAGACTGACTCCTTCTGCTCTTGAAAAACTTTTAGAAGAATTAAAGAGGGAAATAGAAGTAAATAATTTGCAACATATAAAATGGGTATTTGGAGGGACAGAACCTAATGCAGAAGTAGCTTGTAAATCAGGAATATTTGTGACAGTTTTTGATGGCAAAAATGGGGATGAAGCTACAATCAACTTTCTAAGAGGAGGAAGCACAAGTCATAGACAGCGGGTTTTTGCTGATACACTAATAGGAAGAATAGAAGATAAATTTCCCTATCCTATCATAAGACACCACTTTGGTCTTCCTTCATTAGAAGATACTATAGAGGGTGTTAAGAAGATAGCAGAGGCAGAAATTTTAGATGTAATTTCTCTCGCGCCAGACCAAAATGCTCAAGAGCACTTCTTTGATAAAAAATATGACAAGTCTTTAGATGGAGCAGGCGGTGTTTCTATAAGAAAGAAAGAAGACTTAATAAGAATATATGAGGCTTCAAAAAGAGGTAACTATCCTCTTCTCAGATGTTACAGTGGTACAAATGATGTTTTCAAGATGGCAGAGATGCTTCTAGAGACTATCCATAACGCTTGGGCAGCGATTCCCCTTTGCTGGTATAATGTATTGGACGGCAGAGGACCAAGGGATGTAAATACTTCCATAAGAGAAAATCAGCAGCTTATGAAATGGCACGCTGAAAAAGGAGTACCTGTAGAAGTAAACGAAGCACATCATTGGAGTTTGAGAGATGCTCACGACGTAATTGGAGTAACAATGGCTTATCTTGCTGCATATAACGCCAAAAAGATGGGAGTAAAAGATTATGTAGCGCAGTTTATGTTTAATGTACCTGCGTCTATTTCTCCGAAAATGGATTTGGCAAAGATGCTTGCGAAGATAGAATTGATAGAAGAATTACAAGATGAAAACTTTAGAGTTATAAGGCAAGCAAGGGCAGGACTTGCAAGTTTTCCAACTGACCTTTTAGAGGCCAAGGGTCAGTTGGCTTCCAGTGCTTATCTCTCTATGGCTATAAGACCTCATATATATCACGTAGTGGGATATTGTGAAGCTCATCATGCTGCAACGTCAGAAGATATAATTGAAAGCGTTAAAATAGTAAAAGCCGTGATAAAAAACTCTATGTTTGGAATGCCTGATTTGACTCAGGATAAAGAAGTAATTCAAAGAAAAGAACAGTTAAAGAAAGAGACAAGGATTTTATTGGAAGCGATAAAGAGCTTGGCACCTCACAGTCCTGATCCACTGGTAGATCCAGATGTGTTGGCACTAGCAATAAAAATAGGTCTATTGGATGCACCTCATCTTAAAGGTAACAAATATGCTAAAGGAGCACTACAAACCAAAGTTATAGATGGGGCATGTTACGCTTATGACTATGAAAAACACAGAATAATACCTGAAGAAGAAAGGGTAGAAAAGATTTTACGTGAATATGAAAGATTAGTTATAACAGTATAA
- the asnB gene encoding asparagine synthase B has translation MCGLAGIIGTGDKSKVQRMLDKIRHRGPDESGIFADENITLGHNRLTIIDLYHGRQPIKNEDGRYWLIYNGEIYNYQLLRKELKNHIFSTDTDSEVIIHLYEELSKNCVNYIDGMFALVIYDSKKKTIFIARDPLGIKPLYYGKTKEGYFAFASEIKALQEVTDDINEFPNGYIYTTENGFEKYYSIPQDPMYFADVDNIINGLRLRLEDSVRKRLIADVPVGVFLSGGLDSSLIAAIAAKYKKPLHSFAVGVEGSNDLKNARVVADYVGTIHHEFIYTEEDIKKVLPEVIYHLESCDPALVRSAVATYFVSKLASNYVKVVLSGEGADELFGGYHYLKNYSNPWKLQSELKYITRNLHNTNLQRVDRMTMAHSIEGRVPFLDVEVLRYAFKITPSFKINGREKIEKWILRKLAENYLPESIVWRRKEKFAIGTGTSEILNKIAESEISDAEYIKNRFLSNGFEIKSKEEMYYFKILKRFFNVDSFIKDMGRSRSLNDNQIYA, from the coding sequence ATGTGTGGATTGGCAGGAATTATAGGAACTGGTGATAAGAGCAAAGTACAAAGGATGCTTGATAAAATACGACATCGTGGCCCGGATGAGTCAGGTATTTTTGCAGATGAAAATATTACATTAGGCCATAATAGGTTGACGATAATTGACCTTTATCATGGACGCCAACCTATAAAAAACGAAGATGGCAGGTATTGGCTTATTTATAATGGAGAAATTTACAATTACCAATTATTGCGTAAAGAGTTAAAAAACCATATTTTTTCCACAGATACTGATAGCGAAGTAATAATTCATTTGTATGAAGAACTAAGTAAAAATTGTGTTAACTATATTGATGGAATGTTTGCTTTAGTTATTTATGACTCTAAAAAAAAGACCATATTTATTGCTCGCGATCCGTTAGGAATAAAGCCATTGTATTATGGTAAAACAAAAGAAGGTTATTTTGCCTTTGCTTCGGAGATTAAAGCACTTCAGGAAGTAACTGATGATATAAATGAATTTCCTAATGGATATATTTATACAACTGAAAATGGATTTGAAAAATATTATTCAATTCCACAAGATCCGATGTATTTTGCAGATGTTGATAATATTATTAATGGATTAAGGCTTAGATTAGAGGATTCAGTAAGAAAAAGGTTGATTGCTGATGTGCCTGTTGGAGTATTTTTAAGCGGCGGATTGGATAGCAGTCTTATAGCAGCAATAGCAGCAAAATACAAAAAACCCCTTCATTCATTTGCAGTAGGTGTCGAAGGAAGTAATGACTTAAAGAATGCAAGAGTTGTTGCTGATTATGTAGGTACGATTCACCATGAATTTATTTATACAGAGGAGGACATAAAAAAAGTTTTACCCGAAGTTATATATCATCTTGAATCCTGTGATCCAGCCTTAGTCAGAAGTGCTGTTGCAACATATTTTGTATCAAAACTTGCAAGCAATTACGTAAAGGTTGTTCTTTCGGGAGAAGGTGCTGATGAATTGTTTGGTGGATATCATTACCTTAAAAATTATTCAAATCCTTGGAAATTACAATCCGAATTAAAATATATAACTCGAAATTTGCATAATACAAATCTTCAAAGAGTTGACAGAATGACAATGGCACATTCCATTGAGGGACGTGTACCGTTTTTAGATGTAGAAGTATTAAGGTACGCATTTAAAATAACACCGTCATTTAAAATTAACGGCCGAGAAAAAATCGAAAAGTGGATACTTAGAAAACTTGCAGAAAATTATTTGCCAGAATCAATTGTATGGAGAAGAAAAGAAAAATTTGCAATAGGAACTGGTACATCTGAAATATTAAATAAAATAGCCGAATCAGAAATTAGTGATGCAGAGTATATAAAAAATAGGTTTCTTTCTAATGGTTTTGAAATAAAGTCAAAAGAAGAAATGTATTATTTTAAAATTTTAAAAAGATTTTTTAATGTTGATTCTTTTATAAAAGACATGGGAAGAAGTAGAAGTCTCAATGACAACCAAATATATGCATAA